A region from the Rhinoderma darwinii isolate aRhiDar2 chromosome 2, aRhiDar2.hap1, whole genome shotgun sequence genome encodes:
- the C2H1orf232 gene encoding uncharacterized protein C1orf232 homolog, with protein sequence MIEPDNPENGDEGLNMSQLARKVQGSFGWRTVTSLFTKEEEQETDQRFEQRPEIAAEQTPSSHTSDNPPQKSSSPLWNVFTSRWHQSAVQRSEAIGVLAEPPEEHNEAQHVEETPFRWSFLTSKLAELRSKNE encoded by the exons ATGATTGAGCCTGACAACCCTGAAAATGGAGATGAAGGGTTAAACATGTCCCAGCTGGCAAGAAAG GTTCAAGGATCATTTGGTTGGAGAACTGTAACTTCGTTGTTTACTAAAGAGGAAGAACAAGAAACAGATCAGAGATTTGAGCAAAGACCGGAGATTGCAGCAGAACA GACTCCGTCTTCACACACTTCAGACAACCCTCCACAGAAAAGCTCCTCACCACTCTGGAATGTATTCACTAGCAGGTGGCATCAGAGCGCTGTACAACGCTCCGAAGCAATAGGAGTTCTGGCAGAGCCTCCAGAAGAGCACAATGAAGCTCAGCATGTAGAGGAGACACCTTTTAGGTGGAGTTTCCTTACTAGCAAACTAGCAGAGTTAAGAAGCAAGAATGAGTAA
- the FAM110D gene encoding protein FAM110D, whose product MTPVAPYSGSNGRVTASDRLEADKAKYVKSPQVIHRRQNPVINTNFTPVLSRKSSLLPCSSQLQTENSFNNLFSSTTQQESRKQSDSDFDNCKDVFQSSAISRTFSPDQRVKPQSILSHCSSLSPTVLRKQSNVNVEPHKEQTRSPSSKYPLSQSFLTTNHGSGSQATPGSPTANPHCLRRLSGKRVNRPDSLIIYRQKRDVALSSKENNNEEAGLVIRLLQGTPLLKKSSRFSQNPAQTCNREVPLSPRLQRGKEKTFVCQTPCPTSSDVEEIPLEEQLMFTDFEAQLFFESCGLEGSLLNLLNSYQKGVNTPMGSLESMDRVSCALGVAEEEKEDKAPVSVIERNARVIKWIYNCHQAHSIGVQGNKQLTRESTV is encoded by the coding sequence ATGACACCTGTGGCACCTTATAGTGGATCTAATGGAAGGGTGACTGCATCTGATCGTCTTGAGGCAGATAAAGCCAAGTATGTGAAGTCTCCACAAGTAATACATCGCAGGCAAAACCCAGTCATCAACACCAACTTCACCCCTGTGCTGTCAAGAAAGTCAAGTCTATTACCTTGTAGTTCACAATTACAAACGGAGAACTCTTTCAACAATCTCTTTAGCTCAACCACACAGCAGGAATCTCGAAAGCAAAGTGACTCTGATTTTGACAACTGTAAGGATGTGTTTCAAAGTTCTGCCATATCAAGGACTTTCTCACCAGATCAAAGGGTCAAACCACAAAGTATCCTATCTCATTGCAGCAGTCTCTCTCCTACTGTGCTGCGAAAGCAATCCAATGTTAATGTTGAGCCTCATAAAGAACAGACACGTAGTCCAAGTAGCAAATATCCGTTATCTCAGAGTTTTCTCACAACCAACCATGGAAGTGGCTCACAGGCAACCCCTGGGTCCCCAACAGCCAATCCTCACTGTTTAAGGAGATTGAGTGGGAAGAGAGTGAACCGACCAGACTCCCTTATTATTTACAGACAAAAGCGTGATGTGGCGTTATCTAGCAAAGAAAACAATAATGAAGAGGCAGGGTTGGTCATTCGACTTCTCCAAGGGACACCACTATTAAAAAAAAGCTCCCGGTTTTCACAAAATCCCGCTCAGACCTGCAATCGGGAGGTACCACTATCACCTCGGTTACAAAGAGGGAAAGAGAAAACCTTTGTTTGTCAGACTCCTTGCCCCACATCCTCTGATGTGGAAGAAATCCCATTAGAAGAGCAACTGATGTTTACTGATTTTGAAGCCCAACTTTTTTTTGAGAGCTGTGGCTTGGAAGGTAGCTTGTTGAATCTGCTTAATAGCTACCAAAAGGGAGTAAACACACCAATGGGTAGCCTAGAATCCATGGACAGAGTAAGTTGTGCTCTTGGTGTTGCAGAAGAAGAGAAAGAAGACAAAGCTCCTGTATCTGTAATTGAGCGCAATGCTCGTGTAATAAAGTGGATATACAACTGTCATCAAGCACATAGCATTGGAGTGCAGGGAAATAAGCAGCTGACAAGGGAATCTACAGTCTGA